The sequence aatgaaaattctgcaGTTCACAACATTTGTCTGCAACCTGGGGGATCCGGAAAAATCACAATTCTCCATTCATGTTCTTCAGCATGTCCTCCAGGTCTTTCTGCAGCATGTGAAATTCTCCAGGTCCCCGAGTTGGGCTGTGCTTCATGGGCTTTTCCTTCTCCGGAGCCTCGTTTTTCTCCGGGCGTTTCCAGCCCGGGGGCTTCCCATCCAAGGGGCTCATGTCGTCCGGTAGTTCCTCGGCAGTGACGGCCACTATCGTCGTCCACAGCAGCAGGAGAAGAATCACGTTGACGTGGAACTTCATTTTGTCAattgaatgtttaaaaaaaattatatctgaGTACTGGGGTCACAATATGTTTGCAGTATGTCCTCGCTTCGGTGGCGTGTCAATTTTATATGAGCCGGCATCAGCACTCAGAAACTACTTCGAGAAACTATTTTACCCGACGGTTAATATAACTGATAATGGAAGTGAATAGTTTTGCTCGAGGCGATGACCCTATGTGACACACATGTTCAGTATTTTACGACTTCACGAGTGAAAAActtgtataaaaaaatgttacgaATTCGAGTCTAACGAACATTCATGCAGACTATTCTACgtcatatttattattttatttatttttctatagaATTTATTCTACTGTGATGTTTTCTATAGAATCCGTATTATCATTGTTATTGATGTCCTAAGTCCAAAGTTTTTCGTATTCGTTAATATTATGTTTACCGTCTTCTCCCCGaggaaatgaaaagaaaaaattctgaatatattttttattaatttataaaaatttgaacCCAGAAAATTCTATAACAAAGAGCTCAATAGAATAAAATCCGTCAAGAAATGGAATTATTTTAGAGTTTTCTGTGTAATATTTTCTGCTtaacatttgaataaaatcagcaaaaaattataaaaaaaaaacaatagggTCGTGCAAGGCACATGAAAAAACCAAATAgactaatttttaaataaactattTCCTCCCCTCGTTTTCTTGGACCAATAACTCAGTTAATCAGCATAATTTATCAACAAAATCGTTAGAATCCCCTAAGGAATCCCTAAAGAACCTGTCCAAAAACCCCAAGATTTCTTCTCAATCTCGTTCAAGCTTTTCCCCAAACTATTTCCCTACGATTCCCTTCGAATCACCTCCCGCCCGCACCCCATTCACACGGACGCCCCCACACAAGCCCGATTGTTGTGTGTAGCGCCCGCCATCTTGCTGCCTTTCGACAACTGACATGTCTTTCTAATGTTATTATCAATCAACTAAAATCGTCAATCGTGCTCCCCCTCattaaaatcacgaaaaatccCCCAGTTAACAATATCCAAGTTATCCAGTGCACGTAGTGGCCTTCCACCCTCGAGCTCGAAAAAAAACCCCCCGAAATACTCGAAAAGAAGCCAATGGTGCTCCAAGTGCTCTAATCCGAATGTGACCAATAATCGGTGAGTTATTTCCAACAAACAGtcaaataaatcaatcaaaaattgtcaaaacccaaattcaattgtttattCCTTTGTCCTAGAGCCCCACACGTGGATAATTCTCATCGTCATCATGTTAAATGGCTATTCATTGAGGTTGGACCTTTGTCGAACATAACCAATAAATCGTAAAAGCTCGCCAACGTTATTTTCATTCCTCTGTCAATGCCAATGACGTTTGACGTTCCAATGGAGCCAAATCGCCATCAGTACCATTGACAAACATTTAGAGACAATCAGACCTAATCAAGGGAGGATAATGAACGGCTGCATGAGGCAAGGATCATTTTTCCACGAACTCCTAGCAGTCTCGATCTCCCAGATCACTCCAATTCAactatttacatttttcaaggCCCTCGATAACTCTCATTGTTCACCAAAACAACTGAAAATCCCTCAGTAATAATTGTCACTTtgtcaaacaaaaaaattcaattgttgtTTTAATGTTGGAGTGATGTGGCTGAATCAAGTCTGTGGGAATTCCTCGGGATTATTAAATGGAGTCTTTGAGAATGCAGGTGGAACAGTCTGGAGCCAATGGAGTCgatgaaaattccagtgaatCCAACCATGGACAATAAACTCAAGTTTTCGGATCGTTTGAAAGCCCTTTTGAAAACTGAATCACGACAGGATGTTGATCCCTACGTATTCAGTGAGCCAGAGCCAATGCTATCAACAAAAGGTGATGCTAAACGCAATCATCAGGTGATAAAATCAACAGGACGTGGTAAATCGGTGAAAAGAAAAACGAAGGATATTATTGGTGTTACTGATCCCCAGGGGGAGCAGTCACCTGATAACAGCGATTTTAACAGATCCCTTGAGCTTCGTTGCTTCACGAATTCCCTTCCCAAAAGGGATGATTCACAGAGAAGACAGGGACGTGATCATACACTCCTGTACTACCCACGTGCTGGCGATGAGATATCAGACAGTGATTCCAGTGGTGATGAGTTGAGTATTTACCAGAGACATTGGTTCACTGGAGACATTACCGGTCCAAGGGCTGCACGATTGTCCCAGGTGAGATCACAGCTCAGAAGACGTCTTCTCCAGCTTCATAAGGGTGGACAAGAGTCTGAGAGACTTCTGAGGGACAAAACTCAGCAACTTCTGGAGACAGCTGCGAGGAGTCAGTTGACAAAGCGTTTGAGATCAACTGTTATCAGCAGATCTTCAGCAATTCCACTACTTGCTGGTGGCCCCTGTGGTGTCGATGGCTGTGGTCAAACTTCATTACCATCAACTCGTCATTGTTCGCAACACATTATGCTTAACAGTGATCAATTGTTATTCGAGCACTGCACTGCCAAATTCAGTGACAATACCCAGTGTTGTGTACCTGTTTTTGATGTCACTCATGAATTACCATTGTGCCCGGAGCATGCACGTAAACGTGACAATTATAATCGTAAAGCTCAGGAAACAAAACCAaagaaaacgagaaaaaaatcaacatcgcCAAGCATTCCAAGAACGAAGAGCTGTAAGTCGAGACCTAAAAAGAGGAAACGACCGCCCAGCAAACCCATCGAggagaaaattgttgattgCTTTGAGGAACATTATGGCGGAGAGATTATTCAGGAGTCTATGGGGAATAAAACGTTGAATAATATCAATGTTGTGGCGCAAGGAAGTTCTAATAATGCGAATCTCAATGCACTTGGACTCGGTTTGGGAACCCTTGGACTTGGGGGCGGACTCAAAGTCGAGCTTGGGGATCACGAAGTCTTCGCTGCTTTGGATCCTACGGAACATGACTTTGGAAATGTTCTCAGTAATTTGCCTGCTGATGCgttcaatgatttatttattggtgaGTTCGTGGGGGAAAACAGAGGCTCTTTAGGAAGCTGGACCTTTTGAATATTCCAGGGGAATTTCGATGGGTTTTGGATTAGTATAGAATTAAAGAATTACTTGAACTTTCCAGTGGGTGAGGAATTATTTACTAGGCcatttattcacatttttcttcACTCGGGAATATATTTACTCGATTCATTCCAAAtagtttttgataaaaatagttCAGATTTCCCCTCCGCTAAATCACCCCAAATAAGCTCCACCCTTAACTCATCAACATTCTCCCCCTATAGAAAGTCGAAACGGCGAGTACGAGCCCTCGAGGGAAGAGGAGGAAGAGCTTGAAAGGGCGCTGGAAGCCGTAGACAAGGACGTGAGAAACCTCGAGCGAATGGGCCAGACCCACGGACTGCTAGAACCCGCCCTACTCGCCCAACTAATGTCCGACATTGCCTCGTAGCCAACAACCTAATCCCCATGATCAATCGAGATAAATTAGTCGAGGTTCTACTCACGTGTGTTTGATTTTGGTAAtaacgagtggaaaaaaaaaacgaaaagtcTGTGTATGTGAGATGGCTTTTACGTAAAAACACTGTATCACTACTATTGTTGTATAGTCTGGCTCAATGTTAACGGAACGATTAACAATTAGCTAACGTGAAACACGAGAAAAtaatgtgaaaaatatttttttttcatgcactGTATATTGTTGAATTTCATACCAAgaggaaatattcattttttgtaaAGTGGAATATTAAGTCTAGGGCTTTattttgctgaaaaaaaattcgattccCATAAAATGGCACCTCAGCGTTTCTATGAATGTCTGCAATTGTTACTTGCAAttatctataattttttatttgtgaaattacTTCATTGACTCAATTCAACCCCTTGGGGAATTTCactgaataatttcaacaattcagTTGTTcggatggcaattcgttgaattaattaagCGAAATGTTGAGCttacagaattttttgtcCAAAAAATACAGCCCTGGTACCGAAATATTGAGGCCCTCACAGGTACCTTCATCAGTAGACATACGGCTAGATGTTTAtttgaattcaatatttttttattcactaaaaattccCTCAATATCACGAGTAATTCAGTAACAAAAAAAGTGCACTGTGattacgattattttttaccaTAGGGTATGACTAAACAACACAAATGTGAATACAACTGGAGGATGTTCCGTTTTATGTAGCATTTAGGTGTTTGGTCACATTGATCGAACGATGAAAACAAAATGTAGGAAAAACTCAGTGAAATGAATGAGAAGTTTTTCGATTTTAGAGTCGAACAGACCAGAGTTTAGCGATTAAACTTGTCAGAAGGAGTTTTGACGAtgtttttttcactcgtcaTCCCTAATTAATTGATCTTAATGTGAATGATTCAGAAGACTAACGATTACAGACTTTTTTAAagtaattttcttcattacaTTGAAGGAAGTCTCACGAGTGTAAAAATTCTGTAGAAAGAGCTAgagaattgtttaaaaaatcactgcAGCTTAtctctgaattattttcatatgaaTGTTCAACGGAAaggattataaaaattcatagaatGAATGTGGctaaaaaaatgtacaaaaaaatttaacttgttcaattaatttgattccattgcaaattaatttttatttcaatcttcaattttctttttaaacgaaactttccaaatttttccgttgaagtaatttttgttgaacatttttcgTTCGTAAAATACGGAGAAAAGCTGCGGAATTTTATGGGATCGTCCAGGAACTAGTCGAATGTCCAATAGAACTGCGATTGAAATCCTATAGAATGTTCTATTTAATTTTGTAGATTTTTCTCCCAAATTTTTGCGCTCGTGTTGCCATTCGAAAttcgaaaaacggaaaattcTTACTTTCTCTTCATTTCAAACTCTGATTGTTTGAATGTCGCTTTGTACATACTTGCAAATGAAACAAACCAATTTAATATGTGTAAATTATACGAAGAATATAATGGATAAAACATACGATCGCATTTGACGTTCGTGTAGTGTTTTCAGAGATTCGAGTGTTcattgttgaaataatttcattgatatcggaaaaattattctcataaCATCATCGGGTAAGGTTTAATTAGATGTCGAGAAATAGATTGAGGTATTTATTTCCATGGatagtttaaataattcacacgagatcaataaaaataataacgaaTTTACACTCGAGTCGCAACGTGAATTGAATCACGCGCGTAGGAGCCCTcaggttttttaaatatttcacatgCGTTTATTGCAATAGCCAAATACTGACTGAAAATTATGGTGAGGAGATATCATTTATTGTTACGAACAAAATCGGTTAAGAACAGTTTAAAATGCTCCTCTCTAATCGTATAATGCCCTATTATGTGTACGCCCTTGTAACATattatcatgatttttttattagtcagtataataattataataagcatattttttacattgcCTAGTAGTGCTCTCTTACATTGATCCTATccacgatgaaaaattatcacatgCTGTGGTTCTTGTCGATGATTGGGAACGATCAGCtccttgaaaataatttcctgtTGGCCTTTTGTGCGAAATTTAGAGAAACAAACAATAATTAGATAATCGAGGGAGGAGAGGACTCATTTTTAATTCACGTATtagaagaaaattaataatcgaaCTTAGCGAATTCGCAAGACAATTTGTtttaaattttctagaaactctatcgaaataattttttatttgctaattccattatatattttatcaggaaatgttaataaatatcaattttgttCAATTAAGTAGGAAAACAAAAGTCAATAGAAGCATTCGAAATATTCCAcagaatttttgcaaaaataataCCAAAAATTAAACGAGAATTttgataaaacaaatattttaataaaaaaaaacaatacaaaaaaatagaattataaatatataattctgATGGAAGATTTAATTGCCAAGAAATATCCATAAaaacaaaagaatttttttaacaattgcaGTTTTTTTGTGGGTTCGCTAAgactttattaaatttttccaaaagtgtaaagtttattatttacaatttcatttcttgAGTTCTTTGGAGTTCCCCTCCTGACGCTACAATAGAACTCGATTAATTTACTTTTCATCAGAATAATTTCCACATTAGGGTTATAATTACAATAAGTATATTTCGTTTAATGCCTAGTAGTGCAAAATATCCTACGTTCTGGCTGAAGTTGATAATTCTAACCAATGATCtcctttaaaaattccctgttGTTAGCTTTTTGtacaaaaatgagagaaaatagaaataattggATGAAGTAACTAAAggagattaattttcaatggtggtCGCGATGGAGACTAGATCTGAGGGTTTGTGATTTTGTCTCCTGAGTTCTCTGGACATCCACATCTTCCTCGCGTTATTCCGTATGTTTTGCTTTCGGGGAGACGTTACACTGATTTTTGGGGGAGGATAAACTTCTGGAATTTCCGTGACTGGGCCGAAGATCGGCATCATCAAGCATTCCTTCTCTAAAACCTTgaatacaaagaaaaaaatatactatccaactttttttattgataaaaaaagtcaaaataaAATGACGGCTCCGAAACCCTAAGTCGAAATATCTctagaatttttctataaatatttctttaaatTTCCGGGCCATCTTCCCAAGTTCTTTCTATTCTATTCATCGAGGAAAactaatttaattgataaattcattaataagCTTCAAGTTCAAAGAGCACTGGAGAACTTACTCTGCTTCTCCTCGCTCTATCAGACATAGAACTCCTTTTTCTCTCCCACTTATCGTCATCCTCTTCCTCCACTACCTTCTCATCCTCCAGAGGCATCAACATGATATCATAATCGTCCCTGGAATGCCCGAGAATTCCCATCTTAATTCCCAGGTCCAGGAAATTTTCCTCATCCGCTAGTAGTGCATTTTTCAAGTAATTGATTCTA comes from Diachasmimorpha longicaudata isolate KC_UGA_2023 chromosome 12, iyDiaLong2, whole genome shotgun sequence and encodes:
- the L(3)l1231 gene encoding INO80 complex subunit D, with the protein product MNGCMRWNSLEPMESMKIPVNPTMDNKLKFSDRLKALLKTESRQDVDPYVFSEPEPMLSTKGDAKRNHQVIKSTGRGKSVKRKTKDIIGVTDPQGEQSPDNSDFNRSLELRCFTNSLPKRDDSQRRQGRDHTLLYYPRAGDEISDSDSSGDELSIYQRHWFTGDITGPRAARLSQVRSQLRRRLLQLHKGGQESERLLRDKTQQLLETAARSQLTKRLRSTVISRSSAIPLLAGGPCGVDGCGQTSLPSTRHCSQHIMLNSDQLLFEHCTAKFSDNTQCCVPVFDVTHELPLCPEHARKRDNYNRKAQETKPKKTRKKSTSPSIPRTKSCKSRPKKRKRPPSKPIEEKIVDCFEEHYGGEIIQESMGNKTLNNINVVAQGSSNNANLNALGLGLGTLGLGGGLKVELGDHEVFAALDPTEHDFGNVLSNLPADAFNDLFIESRNGEYEPSREEEEELERALEAVDKDVRNLERMGQTHGLLEPALLAQLMSDIAS